From a single Lolium rigidum isolate FL_2022 chromosome 7, APGP_CSIRO_Lrig_0.1, whole genome shotgun sequence genomic region:
- the LOC124673995 gene encoding probable potassium transporter 9: MEPGKRESWRTTMLLAYQSLGVVYGDLSISPLYVYKSTFADDITHSDTNEEILGVLSFVFWTLTLIPLLKYVSIVLRADDNGEGGTFALYSLICRHANVSLLPNRQVADEELSTYRLEHPPEAAAGHRSRLKDWLEMHRSLKTALLVMVMIGTCMIIGDGVLTPAISVFSAVSGLELSLSKSQHEYAVIPITCAILLFLFALQHYGTHRVGFLFAPIILAWLICMSTLGLYNIFRWNPQVYQALNPVFMLKFLKKTKKSGWMSLGGILLCMTGSEAMFADLGHFSYSSIQLAFTSLVYPALILGYMGQAAFLTQHHDFDSSYQIGFYVSVPEIVRWPVLVLAILASVVGSQAIISGTFSIINQSQSLSCFPRVKVVHTSEKIHGQIYIPEINWLLMILCIAVTVGFRDTKHMGNASGLAVITVMLVTTCLMSLVMVLCWHRPPALALAFLVFFGSIEAFYFSASLIKFLDGAWVPLLLALILLTVMFVWHHTTIKKYEYDLNNKVTMEWLLALSDKLGMVRVPGIGLVYTDLTTGVPANFSRFVTNLPAFHRVLVFVCVKSVQVPRVLPAERYLVGRVGPPGHRSYRCIVRYGYRDVHQDVDSFETELVESLATFIRLDALFRSSDDAGDGAAGSDVDYDPLRERRSSSENALTVVGSNPLRRRISYEYDDSHDGASSVEIRVESPGTTTGGGTVELVAAPPRVVKKRVRFLVEETSPDVEDKRVLEELHELCEARESGTAFIMGHSHVKAKPGSSLIRRLAIGYGYNFLRRNCRGPDVVLRVPPASLLEVGMVYVL; the protein is encoded by the exons ATGGAGCCCGGAAAG CGGGAGTCATGGCGGACGACGATGCTGCTGGCGTACCAGAGCCTGGGCGTGGTGTACGGCGACCTGAGCATCTCGCCGCTGTACGTGTACAAGAGCACCTTCGCCGACGACATCACCCACTCCGACACCAACGAGGAGATCCTCGGCGTCCTCTCCTTCGTCTTCTGGACGCTCACCCTCATCCCGCTCCTCAAGTACGTCTCCATCGTGCTCCGCGCCGACGACAACGGCGAGGGCGGCACCTTCGCGCTCTACTCCCTCATCTGCAGGCACGCCAACGTCAGCCTGCTCCCCAACCGCCAGGTCGCCGACGAGGAGCTCTCCACCTACAGGCTCGAGCACCCGccggaggccgccgccggccacAGGTCACGCCTCAAGGACTGGCTCGAGATGCACAGGAGCCTCAAGACCGCGCTGCTCGTCATGGTCATGATCGGGACATGCATGATCATCGGCGACGGCGTCCTCACTCCAGCCATATCTG TGTTTTCGGCTGTGTCAGGGCTTGAGCTCTCCCTGTCCAAGAGTCAGCATGAGT ATGCTGTCATTCCGATAACCTGCGCCATACTACTGTTCCTGTTCGCTCTCCAGCATTACGGTACCCATCGCGTTGGTTTTCTCTTTGCTCCGATCATTCTAGCCTGGCTGATCTGCATGAGCACGCTGGGCTTGTACAACATCTTCCGCTGGAACCCTCAGGTTTACCAGGCACTTAATCCCGTATTCATGCTCAAATTCTTGAAGAAGACCAAGAAGTCTGGTTGGATGTCCCTGGGAGGGATTCTTCTTTGCATGACAG GGTCTGAAGCAATGTTTGCAGATCTTGGCCACTTCTCCTACAGCTCAATCCAG CTTGCTTTTACTTCTTTAGTGTATCCTGCATTGATCCTGGGATACATGGGCCAAGCTGCCTTCTTAACCCAGCACCATGACTTCGATTCAAGCTACCAGATTGGATTCTACGTCTCTGTTCCAG AGATCGTGAGGTGGCCTGTGCTGGTGCTGGCGATCCTGGCTTCGGTGGTCGGAAGCCAAGCGATCATCAGCGGGACATTCTCCATCATCAACCAGAGCCAGTCGCTCAGCTGCTTCCCGCGAGTAAAGGTCGTGCATACCTCCGAAAAGATCCATGGCCAGATCTACATCCCGGAGATCAACTGGCTGCTCATGATCCTCTGCATAGCCGTCACCGTCGGGTTCCGCGACACGAAGCACATGGGGAACGCGTCGGGGCTGGCGGTGATCACCGTGATGCTGGTGACGACGTGCCTGATGTCGCTGGTGATGGTGCTGTGCTGGCACCGTCCGCCGGCGCTAGCGCTGgccttcctcgtcttcttcggctCCATCGAGGCGTTCTACTTCTCAGCGTCGCTGATCAAGTTCCTGGACGGGGCGTGGGTGCCGCTCCTCCTGGCGCTCATCCTTTTGACGGTGATGTTCGTGTGGCACCACACCACCATCAAGAAGTACGAGTACGACCTGAACAACAAGGTGACCATGGAGTGGCTCCTGGCGCTGAGCGACAAGCTCGGCATGGTGCGCGTCCCCGGGATCGGGCTGGTGTACACGGACCTCACCACCGGCGTGCCCGCCAACTTCTCCCGCTTCGTGACCAACCTCCCGGCGTTCCACCGCGTGCTCGTCTTCGTGTGCGTCAAGTCCGTGCAGGTGCCGCGGGTGCTCCCCGCCGAGCGGTACCTCGTCGGCCGCGTCGGCCCGCCGGGGCACCGGTCGTACCGGTGCATCGTGCGGTACGGGTACCGGGACGTGCACCAGGACGTGGACTCCTTCGAGACGGAGCTGGTGGAGAGCCTCGCCACGTTCATCAGGCTGGACGCGCTGTTCCGGAGCAGCGACGACGCCGGAGACGGAGCAGCGGGGAGCGACGTCGACTATGACCCGCTGCGGGAGCGCCGGAGCTCGTCCGAGAACGCGCTGACGGTCGTCGGGAGCAACCCGCTCCGGCGCCGCATCAGCTACGAGTACGACGACTCCCACGACGGCGCGTCGTCCGTGGAGATACGCGTGGAAAGCCCGGGGACGACGACGGGCGGCGGGACGGTAGAGCtcgtggcggcgccgccgcgggtGGTGAAGAAGAGGGTGAGGTTCTTGGTGGAGGAGACGAGCcccgacgtggaggacaagcgGGTGCTGGAGGAGCTGCACGAGCTGTGCGAGGCGAGGGAGTCCGGCACGGCGTTCATCATGGGGCACTCGCACGTGAAGGCCAAGCCCGGGTCGTCGCTGATCAGGAGGCTGGCCATCGGGTACGGGTACAACTTCCTGCGCCGGAACTGCCGCGGCCCGGACGTGGTGCTGCGCGTGCCGCCGGCGTCGCTGCTCGAGGTCGGCATGGTCTACGTGCTATGA